In the genome of Lactuca sativa cultivar Salinas chromosome 3, Lsat_Salinas_v11, whole genome shotgun sequence, the window AGAACAATAATTGTGTCAACACCGTTGGAAGATATCACATTCTTTTGGAAACAATTATCTTCAGCTCTTGATATCTCTTTCTGAACCTGATAAAAAATCTTTCGTGTATATACATTTGAAGCATGAGGTTCATACGGAGTACGGGTAATGAATTTAGGAAAAGTGGTGGTAATATTAAAATCATTGAGAATTTGGTTATGTCGTTGTCGTTCCATAACTGATTCAAATGTCATCATAAACATGACAAGATAAGAACCGGTTAATGTGGTGGTTTGAAATGACCAATTCTGACTTTCAGACAGTGATGTAGTTCGCATAAGACCAGACATTGGAATGTGCTTGAAAAATGCGGGGATCCAAGATTTTCGCAAAGCATACATTGTATTCATCCAAGTGTTACCAGTAATTTTAAACTCCTCCAACATCTGACGCCACACATTCTCGAATTCATGTGGTTCCAGCTTAGAATTCCAAATTATAGAGTGAAAACgctttcgaaatttttgattggtgGTTGCATCTTCGATTGATAAAATTTGTATAAGTTGATTCTATTAGAATATGATAACATGAAGGTAGAATATGAAAAAATAATTGTAGAACAATAACAAAAAGTAAGAGTTAAACTAATTGATTCTGTTAAAATCAATTGATTCTGTCGGAATATGAGATAATGAAGGTAGAATTTTAAAATCAAAAAGTAAGAGTTAAAGTAATTGATTCTGTTAAAATCAATTGATTCTGTCAGAATATGAGATAAGTGTAGAATCATAACAAAAAGTAATAGTTAAAGTTATTGATTTTGTTTAAATAAATTGATTCTGGTAGAATATGAGATAATGAAGGtagaattttaaaaaatcatTGAAGAATGATAACAAAAATTAAGAGTTAATGCAATTGATTCTGTTAAAGCAAAACATTCTGGTAGAATATGAGAAAATAATTGTAGAATCATaacaaaaatataagaataatatTCGTTTTATGCATACCTTATTTGGCAACTTCTTCGTTATATACCACATACATAACCTATGATGTGCCAATGAGAAAACCTTATCTATAGCTTTTTTCAAAGCTGGATCTTGATCAGATAAAACCAATTGAGGTTGTTTTCTAAAAGCTTTCAAAAAAGCTCTAAGCAACCATTCATAAGAAACTCCATCTTCTTTACTTAAAAGACCAGCACCAAATGTTACACATTTTTTTGTGATTATCGATGCCAGTAAACGGAACAAAAACCATATCATacctatttaaaaaataaaatattagtttACATAACTGAAAATAATGAAATTATTAtcgaaaagtattaaaggttagAAATACTTATTCATGCTGAATGTGGGATCGAGTGATGCAACGTCTCCGAATGAATTGTAACTATACTTTCCTGTTTCGTCAGCCCAGAATAGAAAATTCAATCTCTTGTTCAACACTTTATACTCAAAAGTAAATGATGGGAAATTTTTCTTCCTATCATTCATCTTGTCAACAAGGAATTTCGCGTCCCTCCCACCTATGTAATAATTAAGATTCCTCCTAGCATTCTTGAAATTAGTAACCAATCCACCTCGAACCGAAGGACTAACCTGAAGAGCACTATACAGTCTATGTACTTTTACAGGACCAATTTTTTGTTTTGACAAATTATGAATGAATTTTTTTTGGGAATAATCAAGTTTTCTTTTTGAACGAGATAAGTGCATATTGCCCTTGCTAAACAAATCATGATTATGTTGCTCTACAAAATCACTCACGACATATCTAAGAGTACCGGGAATTATTTCTAAAACAACTTTCGCTTTACAATTCCTCCTAAATAAATCTTTCATTCTTTGAGTCTTTTTATGCTGAATATCTAGAGTATCTACTTTACTAGTATTCGGATTACCTTCCCGATTGCACACAAGATGTCTATTTGTAATAATCCCATTTTTCGTTTTTTGGACTCTTCCAAGCCTGACATCAAAACCAGATTTTAATGCATATTTTCTATACATTTTTTTCTGCTTCACCATATGAATTAAATTTTGATGAAACTTTTGGTTTGATGTCGTCTAAAACAATCGGAGTCCAATACAAGGTGCCACCAGGAGAAACATAATCATGAGTAACATGTGGTTGTCCTGCTTAAACATAGCAAATACAAAATTATTCTGAaagaattatataaatattattctgacactattttattttttctgtaaaaattaaaatataccgAATTGAATTTAGTACCTTCACTGAAATCAATATTAAACTCCGTATCTTCATGAGTAACATGTGGTTGTCCTGTTTAAAATAGCAAATACATAATCATTCTGAAAGAATTATATAAATACTATTCTCAAAGAATTATATTTTTTCTGTAAAAACTTCAGTATCCTGAATTGAATTTAGTACCTTCACTGTAATCAATATTAACCTCTATATCTTCATCAACGAAGTGATTTTCGTCTTCATCATTATTTGCGTCCTCTGTATGTTCGTCAATGAAAATATTAACATTTAACATTAAACATGCTTGTTACAATATAGAATCTGAAATAGAatgaaaaattaaacaaaatattaaaaaaaactcaCCTAAATTAGGATTACCGCTTTCTCCTGTTTGAAATCTGTCATTATATAGTGTATCATTATCAGGAAAATCGAAATCTTCAATTCCATTGTCATCATCACTAGCCAAATAATGTTCCTCATAAATATGATTATTGACATCTGGTTCTTGATCGCCCATTGCTAAAAAATTCCGAGAGTGTTTGTATATGCTTTGTAAgttgaaaaattaaaatatttaaaaatgtcATACAAACTAGATAGGGATGAAAACGGATTCTATGCAAATTAATAGCCTTGATATTAGGGATCAttgataaaaataaatgattCCGATTTGATTTTTTTAAGAACATGATAAAGGAAAAAATATTCATACGGTACTATATTCACATTCCAAATATAAAAAATTCCAACAGTACATTATATTAACTACTTAACaatattattatgtattttttttaaaaaagttgcAGAATATTTTATTGACGACATAATTCTATTAGAATGTTATATCAATATGGATTCCAAAACTCTGCATGTTATCGGAATGAAATAATTCTGTCAGAATACTCTAGCAAATATGACTTATAAAACGTATCAAATTTTTGTTAACTCGGATCAATGCACGCATTGAAAATCATTCTGTaagaataataaatatatataagtaACATAAATGTTTACAATTCAAAGTTTTGAAAATTATGTGTGTTGATTTTATGAAACATCAAACAAATTAAATGAAGTATAATGAACATTGTTTTTTGACATAATGTTTGAATGAGAACTGTAATGTTCTGCTCTGGTATTTTGTTGTAATGATAAACTGTATGATCATATGAAACATAAATATAGCAGAAAACACGAACATCTTATTAGttttaaccataataattaaagAAAGACACATAGAATTCATCAAACGACAACTTTATTACACTGAACTGAAACTTGATAATACCATATAATTCatcaaaaacatacttttattttACTGAAATCAAACTAAATAATATCTAAAAACGACCAATTTGATGAAGTTCTTGTAGTTCTATGATTTCTTCAATCCAAAAGGACAATTCCTGCTATCATGACCAGCTCCAAAGCATGTTTTACATCTTCTTATTTCCTTCACAACTTCATTCACCGGATTCTTGGGATCATTGACATTACCTAAATCCTTCCCGGGATTTTAATCATCGTTTTTCTGGAAGATTATCAGATTTAATACATATGTATATGTAAAAATAGTAAAAAGGTGTGTGGGGGACGTTTGAAACAATATCAGGATTATCGTAGACAGATGTTGGTAAATATGTAGCAATATCTGGTTCCGATTTCCAGTATAAACATCCATCGAATGTGTAAAACAAATTGATCAGCAGGTTATGGAATCGACAATTGTGATATGTGTTTGTGGATGGGATGTTAGAATCGATTATATAGAGAAAATTAAATTAAAGATAACTAAATCAATCATAAATCATTGCCTAATATAAAGGGATAAgaattagaataaataaggaattaaaatgaaagattacaTAATTACCCTCAtggattaaataaattaattaataatttgctAAATTGTAATTGGTGCATCCATGCACACAATACttgttgaaaacatttgaacctaactctctctctctctctctctctatatatatatatatatatatatatatatagagagagagagagagagagagagagaaaaagagagagaggagggttcaattgagaaaaaaaggttgagaatgggggaatcattctcagccaatcatttaatgAGCTTAAAAAATgcacggtgacaaacttgtaaataatccaaatacattaatgaGCGGTGgaaaatttgtaaataatcaaaaaacATTAAACCGTCAGGGCACTTGAGTAATTTGATATCACGTCAAATCTCGACAGAAAAGCACCATTTACCTCTATGATACACCATAACTCGAAAACCATTTGAAGAAGAATCGACAAGAAGAAACACATTTGCAGAAGCATCAAATAACATAAACGAAGAAAAAGGTCTTCCGATGAAAACATGAACGAGACCATTTCCTCACTCTTGACAATGAAAGGTAACCATCGGCATTTTTTCTCGAGTTTTTAACGATTTCGAATCATTTCTAAAATTATCACTTGATTACTTGAAATTTCTCGTAATGTTCGAAAATTATTAGTTGACTTAGaactaaaaacattgttttcACACTGTTCATTCTTCAAAAAAGGTTGTTTACTTCAATTTTACTTGAAATTTATGATACTCGTTCATTCTCGTAACCCTCATTCGTTATTACTTTATTTACTTGAAATTTTTGTAAGAATCATCCATTATTATTTGATATATAAATGATTTTACATCATCTCTTCATTTTTCATCTTTATTCAAAACTATTCTGTCAAAATACAAACGTTACTTAACATTTTGCTTATGTTTTCATAATATTAACTACTTACCCTTACAGAAACGACACCAACAGTGAAGAATACATATAAACGAAaaccaagaacaaatcaaaaaggtaaataaaatatgttttgttcAATTTTGAACACAAGCAAAACTAATATTCATTCGTGAATATGTATAGCTTGCtgccatacatacattattcatatgtgaatacaacaagaattacttacatatgttctattcacatatgaatataacaaaacatattcatatgtgaataaagaaAATATGcatacatatgttttattcaaatattcattcatgaatatgtatgttatattcacatagaacataacttgctgccatacatacattattcatatgtgaatacaaCAGGAATGACttatatatgttctattcacatatgaatataacaaaacatattcatatgagaataaaaaaatatgaatacatatgttttattcgAATATTCAGTCGtaaatatgtatgttatattcacatatgaataaaacaTAACTTGCCgccatacatacattattcaaatgtgaatacaacaagaatgaattatatatgttctattcacatatgaatatatcaaaacatattcatatgtgaataaaacaatatgaatacatatgttttattcaaatattcagtcgtgaatatgtatgttatattcacatatgaatagaacatagcttgctgccatacatacattattcaaatgtgaatacaacaagaatcacttacatatgttctattcacatatgaatataacaaaacatattcatagGTGAATAAAACCTTTCAAGTCGgctgaaaaagaaagaaaaaaggcCCCAACCGGAGGGCGGAAGATCACGAAAGGGAGACATAGTCCTAACTAAATCATAAAACAAGCTACCATTCCATCTATCATATCAGTCGAGTcgatatgaatacatatgttttattcaaatattcagtcgtgaatatgtatgttatattcacatacgAATAGAACATAGCTTGCtgccatacatacattattcaaatATGAATACAACAAGAATCACTTACATATattctattcacatatgaatataacaaaacatattcatatgtgaataaaaaaatatgaatgcatatgttttattcaaatattcagtcgtgaatatgtatgttatattcacatatgaatagaacataacttgctgccatacatacattattcatatgtgaatataacaagaatgatttatatatgttctattcacatatgaatataacaaaacatattcatatgtgaataaaaaaatatgaatacatatgttttattcaaatatccaTTCGTGAATATCAAACTCATTTATCTTCTACTTACTATTGAATGAAGGTAAGAACACTAACATTTCCGGTAAAGATTCACCAACAATGAGAGAAACAAGATCAATGCAGAAGAGGAAAAATGCGAAAGGTACAAAATTCCTATCATatctaatatattcatatataataaaattgtatatattagttatatttttgaaataaataaatattaataaatcaacgagcatatatcatattcatatatcaataactta includes:
- the LOC122197192 gene encoding protein FAR1-RELATED SEQUENCE 6-like, with translation MGDQEPDVNNHIYEEHYLASDDDNGIEDFDFPDNDTLYNDRFQTGESGNPNLEDANNDEDENHFVDEDIEVNIDYSEGQPHVTHEDTEFNIDFSEGQPHVTHDYVSPGGTLYWTPIVLDDIKPKVSSKFNSYGLEESKKRKMGLLQIDILCAIGKVSPSVRGGLVTNFKNARRNLNYYIGGRDAKFLVDKMNDRKKNFPSFTFEYKVLNKRLNFLFWADETGKYSYNSFGDVASLDPTFSMIWFLFRLLASIITKKCVTFGAGLLSKEDGVSYEWLLRAFLKAFRKQPQLVLSDQDPALKKAIDKVFSLAHHRLCMWYITKKLPNKNQLIQILSIEDATTNQKFRKRFHSIIWNSKLEPHEFENVWRQMLEEFKITGNTWMNTMYALRKSWIPAFFKHIPMSGLMRTTSLSESQNWSFQTTTLTGSYLVMFMMTFESVMERQRHNQILNDFNITTTFPKFITRTPYEPHASNVYTRKIFYQVQKEISRAEDNCFQKNVISSNGVDTIIVLEKTKNITIRQTNDVDVDDKDEEYNYDCLIRDTEYTVTHSTKDGSFKCTCMHFEHVGILCRHIFCVFKFYGIEQIPEKYILKRWHRDVIPTELLKRRFNNSFDDSNSDMTAIDIFLTVDRCVADPFKKLLGVVGPDVESDVNDIQNPIDIRNKGCGSRGKRLKSTKEMIEKERSKPKKKCATCEQMVHHDKRNYPLKNAQK